The genomic segment TGGGGATTTTGTATTCTTTATCCTTAATAGAAAACTCTACATACTTATCAATATTTTTAAATTCTATTTCTTTGCTATTTTCAGGTACGAGTAGTTTATGATCCAATTTTTTGCATATTTCCCTTACCCGTCCCTTAACTGTTTTAAAGTCCACCACGAATCCAAATTCTCCACCACGTTCCCCCTCAACTGTTACATCCACATGGTAGGAGTGTCCATGTATTCCACCGCAGAACTCGTGACAGGGGATCATGTGCGCAGATGCAAAGCGTAAATTAGCGTGTATTCCGTTAATCACTATTTTCATTTATTAACCTTCTT from the Methanobacterium sp. genome contains:
- a CDS encoding 6-carboxytetrahydropterin synthase QueD, coding for MKIVINGIHANLRFASAHMIPCHEFCGGIHGHSYHVDVTVEGERGGEFGFVVDFKTVKGRVREICKKLDHKLLVPENSKEIEFKNIDKYVEFSIKDKEYKIPREDCCLLPLPSTSAEALSEYFVEKLFQALSREGADIQAMEICVNEGIGQGACFEKIVK